The sequence tagcagagtccacaccacgaCTATAATGATAGTGGCAAAGAGAAACAATAcagttggaatcactttcagaattttGTTTTCTAGCTAATGAATGAAAATAGCTCGAGCGTTAAAGTGGCAGACCACGAAACTGCAGCACACTTAAAGTAAACAACGATATCATCTGCTGATGTGAATGCAGTACatttatctttatagttatctttCTTGGTATGAATAGGCCTTAATATATCATGCAATGTTATAAGGAAGCAATAAGgtatgagaggctgtgctgtatcgtgaataagtcatggctgaagggcgttgttaggcacgacgcgAAACGGAGtaagccgtgacttattcacgatacagcactagcaaGGTGAGTACCtttttgcttttataaaacggttatcacacaatacaaatattaaagccaaaaatatgtatcaatgcaactttcatgaagtaaactttttgtaaaagccttccttctgccggaaaaaatagtccctgactgtgaacagcagcggaagttacattattaggccattagatggcgacaaagactgtctttatgagtgtgtcagtcagtagcaaatacttttatattgaaaagactgaattgttttgaaaaacggaacaagacgcaactgacaaatgctttgactagcgctgtcagaaccccttaaatgttaaaaggacaagatgatacatcagacatttaaacagattttttattatgaacataggactgacctgaaggaaaatgctaaatctgaatgcaggtaataaactcgcgcACTCTATCTTTTTCTCAcaacactcttctacataatacagtaagcttcaatgaacaatatcaattgagaacaaacagtttacgttgctaagagtggttgctaagagtgttgtgtagtgatacacagaaccactgggtgaagcggtcatagctgtgttttatcatgaataaagcgcagctattgaccaatcagaatcaaggacaggaactaaccgttttataattTCACTTCAATTCTCTTAGACCCATCACTCTGACTGTGGCAAAATGTTGGGACCCTGCTCCTCAAGGTTATTTCACCCTGCCACGTAGTAAGTctccttttattttatatactatacactaaatactgatttttgcttaaagaagccattttgttctgtttttttttttttttttttaccttttgtgTACACATTTCCTTTATTTTGTGTATGTTTCTtaataaagagactgaaaaataaatatggacGGTCATAAAAAACTAAGCTTgtggtggcctaagacttttgaaacaaacaaaaaagttatgatgcataaactattttttaacactgataataaagaaatgtttcttgagctgcatattagactggagtaattcagctttgcatcacaggaatacattttatattcaaatcagttattttgaattgtaatatttcacaattttattgtttttactatatttttgatcaaataaatacagccttggtgagcataagagacttctttcaagtcttgctgccccaaacttttgaatggtagtgtgtatgtgtaatatatatatatttgtttttaatgatgatGAGATGTTATTTGAGATCTATTTATCTAACATCCTTCCCCATCTTCTCTGTCAGATGAGCCAATCCGGCCCATAGACCCAGCAGCATGGATCAATCATTCGGTAGCTCTCACAGGGGCATTTCCGTCCTACCCTAGCAGCACAATCACCTCCAGCTCATCTGTCACTGAAACTGAACGTAAGTTCTAGCCGTATTTTTTCTCCTTTACTCATCCTAGACCTTCGATTTATTAatataccattattttaactCTTTTTCTCTGTCTTTAGGCTTTGATGAGTTTAACCTGTCTCTTCGCTCTGACATGGCATCTGTTGCGAAGGCCATGGCATCTCCAGAGTCTGGTCTGGAGGTCAGAGACCGAATGTGGCTGAAGATCACCATTCCCAATGCTTTCCTAGGTCAGAGACTTATTCAGTTATACCTGACACTGTATTTACACACTTGCTGCGTCAAGttagatactgattattaatcatgAGTCAAACCCCTCACTACTTAACTGTCTGTCTTGcacatgtttgtagttttttaacaatttttatttgtgtttgtagttctaatcTAATCTTCATCCAACACGTGATGAGTTGTGGGAAATATTAGCCAATTTGAATttggaaatagtagaccatccgggtatctttagaatactcatttcaacatactatgatTAAGGACACACTAACTCTAATTtcgaatactatttaggatggatggtgtgcgaattgggatgcagcaGCTGTTCCAAATGAACTTTGTACAAATGGCCCTAATCTCATTAGTTTTTCTCTGGCTttatgattgtgtgtgtgtgtataggttCAGATGTGGTTGAGTGGTTGTACCATCACATTGAAGGGTTTCAGGACAGACGAGAAGCTCGTAAATATGCCAGTAACCTACTAAAGGCTGGTTTCATCAGACACACTGTTAACAAGATCACCTTCTCTGAACAGTGTTATTACATATTTGGAGACTTTAGTAACTGTGAAAATTGTAAGTAGAACGAGCTCttcttttatataaaatttaaagaAAGAATACTCAATAAATATGTTCTTTTTCACTTACACATTCTCTCACTACTTTTTCCTCTCAGACATGGCCAACCTTTCTCTTAACGATAACGATGGTTCCAGTGGTGCTTCAGACCAAGACACTCTGGCCCCTCTTCCATTGCCAGGGGCAACCCCGTGGCCCCTGCTCCACTCTTTCACGTACCAGTACCCTCACCCTTATTCCACCCAGCCACCTCCCTACCATGAGCTCTCCAACTACAGCTACGGCCCAGGCAGTGCAGGCAGCCAACACAGTGAAGGTAACAAGCTACCCTGACCTCACACCTCTCAGTGTGTTGTTTGAGATCTAAGCTGTGGATGTACATGGCACAAATATATGGAAATGTAATAGTCAATAAAGTccacatacactactgttcataggtttggggtcagtaagatttttttttttttttaagaaattatacttttattcagcaagaatgcattaaattgatcaaaagtgacagtaaagagttttatattgttataaaatcaaaaaacataaatgtggttttttttgttttttactttctattaGAGAATATTGATCTTTTGTtaccacaaaaatattgagcagcacaactgttttcaacattgataatataaaaaaaattattcttgagcagcaaatcagcatattagaatgatttcttaagaatcatgtgacactgaagtacggaagaggattagggccaagcaataataaaaaaaaaataaaatcatctcgagattaaagttgttaaattttgagaaaaaagtcgagataaaatgttgagaataaagtcattaaattacgagaaaaaactcgttaaattacgagaacaaattagttaaattattagaaaaatgtcgttaaatttcgagaaaaaagtcgagataaaatgttgagaataaagtcattaaattaacaaatttattctcgtaatttaacgaatttgttctcgtaatttaacgacttttttctcgtaatttaatgagttttttctcgtaatttaatgactttattctcaacattttatctcgacttttttctcgaaatttaacaactttaatctcgagatggttttattttttttattattgcttggccctaatcctcttccgtactgaagactggagtaatgatgctgaaaattcagctctaCTATCATAGgaacaaatgacattttaaaatacgttgttattttaatttgtaataatatttgactatcattgtttttactgttgtttcgattaaataaatgcagtcttagtAAGCAGAAGataacttctttcaaaaacattaaacaaaatcTTTCTTACCCTGAGCATTTCAACGGTAGTTTGTCCAttgattttcattaaaaaaccAAGGCTGTGAGAACAGgttgaatattatatattaaaatatttatttttatttacattttattgtttttatctGTTATTTTCATTCATATAAGTGTATAATGTGGAAAGAGGTTTTTGTGCCCAGATAACCTATTAATACCCGTTGTGttttcatctctctttctctcagggAGTCACAGCAGTGGCTCCACACGCAGTGACGGAGAGAAGAGAAGGGGAAGTAAAAGTGTTTCTGGCGGTAGCGTACGTGACGATAAATCTCTCGGTGGGGGCGGGGCTGACTCGCGTTCTGGCAGCGGCAGCGAATCAGATTACTCTGTTCGCAGCAGCCTGAGACGAGACCACGGCTCAGCCACGCCCAGCGAACACAGTCGCTCGAGTCAGCGCTCACATCATCGCGTCCCGTCCGCTCACCTTTCCCCATATCCGCCTGGAATCCCCATCCCTTACAACccgatgatggtgatgatggtgcCCCAACACCCACACCTAGCACTTGGAGCCCCACACCCACAAACACCTACTTTGCCGCCCCACCCTGCCATGGTGCCCTCCGGCACCCCTGGTGGGCCTCCAGGAGCTCCTCCAACCCGAGACCTGGGCTCCGTCCCCCCTGAGCTTACTGCCTCCAGGCAGTCCTTCCACCTGGCCATGGGCAACCCTAGTGAGTTTTTTGTGGATGTGATGTAATGAAGGATGTTACCGTTGATGCACGGTGAAGGAATAAATGCTGAGAGGTTTGTAATCACGTGATAACTGTGAGTTCTGCTCTGTGACTGACAGAGATGTAGTTTACTGTATCAGTGCAGCTCTTTAGAGTTAGTGTTTGTTCTTGACGGTAGGAACAGGGTTTATGGAAGGGTAGGAAGTCTTGCATAGCAGACTTCAAAATCCATTTTGTCTTTGTGGTATTAACCACAACACGGTCTGGCCTTCTGAACGACTGTTTCGGGGTGAAAAGAATTGGCTTATTCTTTTTCCGAGTGCTGATATTTCCCTCAAATTTTTACACAAATTGCTGGAAGTCCATAGATTTAAGATCTATGAAGGCTTCTCATGACTTTCCAGAATATATTTCTAAAAGGAAATTCAAGTATGCTTTACACACctttttaaatgaccaacatTAGGACACGAAATCCACTGGAAGGCAGGCAATTTAAAAGTGATAAATTATTACTTTAAATTAAACTaaccaattttatatatataaaaaaaattaaaagccatGCCTTCAAAAACCTTGAAAAGGATTCAAATGATTGAAACAGTTGATCAGATGTATCTTGTTTTTAAGTAGTGCTTTAAAGTGTACCAAGGAATTCTGAAAGCTTTTCTCTAATGTACTATGTACTGTATGCTTTAAAAATTGcctttgtaaactgtctttgtACTGCTGAACGGAGCCAGGGTTTATGGAAACAAATATTTGGTTGTCATTTTCTGAGATTTCAAGAATTGTTCTGATTCTGGGTCTTAGAAAGCAGTCCCTTTCAAAGACCCTCACAAATAGGcagaatataaaatgtttgtacTAAATGGTACACGCAGAGGAAGTTTTAACCTCATAAAAGGTACTTTCTGGGTAGATTTgttgtttattctttttttctactccagagcttcttttttttttcgtctCTTTGTATGGCAGATAATCATAGCGCCTTTTTTAATATGTGTTTATAGATATACAAGTCCAAGTATGCAAGTGCTACATAAAGACTGAGTCTCAAAGGAATGCCATGTTTAAGTGTTACATTTTGAATATCATTAGATACTGTCACTTTtgcatgtttttactccaaataAATGTATGATAGAATTAACTATTAAACTAGTCATTTATTCTGTTTGATGATAATGTCTCATCTTTGTGTTTTAGTTACAATCTTTATCTTAGGTACTACTATATAACACAGGAAATTGTGTTTATCACTATAAGGGCTGTCCCTAGCATGAAAAATGTTCCCTTCCAATGCagctctcaaatctcattttaCATCCCACATAATCAATCTGTTTCTTTGGGATCACCAACAACACATGCCAGAATCAATGGCATTGTGGGTTCACTGACGCAGTCATGGTGTGATATGTAATGGTGCCATTTCTAAATTAATTgcaaatgacacttaatgaGAAATAACTTTTAAGTGCTGTTATGGTGTGCCCCCACCCCCCTTTTTCTTTGCAGTTTGGCAGGTTTTATCACAAACTGCCATTGTATACAAAAATGattaaaccttaaaaaaaacaaaaaacagccgcatgcagttttggaacaacatgagggtgagtaaataattttctgaattagaatttttggataaagttataataatataagcTTATATAGTCGTTTATAGTAGTTTAATAAAGTCACCTCTGGAGACCTCTCACTCCAGTGTAACATGAATAATTATCCAGAATTCATTTTTATAATACATATGTATACAATGTATTAATTACAATATTTGTTGACCAAAACAGCGGTTTGATATTTTTCTATGTTGTCTTGCTGTTGGGTCATTCTGTTCAACTGTGGAAATGTTCAATagcttctttttttgtttttgcataggTACATGCCTGTACAGAAAAAGATCTACCCCAAGAAATATTCACTTGAGTAAAAAGACTGACATCTAGCCCCTACTATAAACTTGTTGAAAGAGTGAATCATGGTGGCAGTTTCATTACCTGAAAACAAATCAACAACAATAGGTCTTCAGAAGTATCGTCTTTTAAAAATTCTTCAAAAGTactaattacatatttaaatatttcaatgaGTTATTACTAAATGtatatgaattatttttatttttaaaaaaaaagatcataGTAAATATAGCatatagtaaaatatttaaaatagctagTATATAAGGAATAGTATTTTATTACACCTTATTTAATCTgaagtctatatatatatatatatatatatatatatatatatatatatatatatatatatatatatatatatatatatatatatatatatatatatatatatatatatatatatatatatatatatatatatatatatatatatatatatatatatatatatacacatatacacatatatatatatatatatatatatatatatatatatatatatatatatatatatatatatatatatatatatatatatatacatatatatatatatatatatatatatatatgtgtatatatatatgtgtatatatatgtgtatatatatatatgtatatgtgtgtatatatatatatgtatatatatatatatatatatatatatatatatatatgtgtatatatatatatatatatatatatgtatatatgtatatatatatgtatatatgtatatatatatgtatatatatatatatatatatatgtatatatatatatatatatatatgtatatgtatgtgtatatatatatatatatatatgtatgtgtatatatatatatatatgtatgtgtatatatatatatatatgtatgtgtatatatatatatatatgtatgtgtatatatatatgtatatgtatgtgtatatatatatatatatatatatatatatatatatatatatatgtgtatatatatatatatatatatatatatatatatatatatatatatatatatatatatatatatatatatatatatatatatatatatgtatatatgtatatatatatatatatatgtgtatatatatatatatgtgtatatatatgtatatatgtgtatatatatatatatatgtgtatatatatatatatatatatatatatatatatatatatgtatgtatatatatatatatatatatatatatatatatgtgtgtatatatatatatatatatatatatatatatatatatgtgtatatatatatatatatatatatatatatatatatatatgtgtatatatatatatacagataatATACAGATAATATacagggttgggcaaaaatacatcaaaatgtattttaaaataaaataccaaataccttaattttaagtgtatcaaaataaactacaaaatgcagccacaccatgtatcaaaataaactactgtatttttgtattttaaaaatactaaaaaatactttttcaaGGGAGCATAAAATTTCTTCACAAGCCTTCCATCAATTGGCCTATTTGATCgatcccttcaccattacactgacttgattaagtaaacaatgtttgatagcaacagcttttctttgcctgagtcatgcaataaatctgacatgcaatcagttaaaggcacaaatatgaaggatttttagattaaaatatcccaCTAGaacattgttatatattttgttgacttgtgtatttacattatcccaaatgtttccaagaatgtttaaatccagagaaataagcaaatTTTACCAGGACATGGGCTGTGTCCGTGCGTTGCCCATCAGTGACATCATACCCTcaatttccggttttattttgtagaaaacatggaaacaccaaagacgtaTTATATTCCTCATctctctaataaaacatatatgttttatgtctcatagcagccgcaaTCTCTCCAGCAGGTCTTGTTGAACTCCAACATCACTCGCCCTGCTCTGATTCAtattacagtaacattaataatctcatccatgaacatgatttctgcccgagtcccatcctgattcttttccactggctgtagatgtgaaaacaacacatcccatgattccacaaaatcAAGGATAAGTAACTGAATAAGCAACCTCTAgccatgaaaataatgtacatattgtggctttaacagatcaaatattgacatgtgatctcccagatgaaggttagttttaaagtaacaaacagtttaatgtttaatagtttgcgaatgactcataattgtatcctaatttagttacttggtgtttggtaaaGAAGGGCCTACTTTGTaatatagggggctgctgctTGGTATAAttgttttcaagaacattaaattgataaactATTTAACTACTATTAAAAtgaacaccaaaacttaacatgTTCTGAACTCAACAAGTTTGGGCAAACCACTGAGCaggcaccaatcagaggctgcatttttatgatgtcatcatgtagacttcttacaaagtattttacagtattttaaaactacaaaaatacaaaacattaaagtattttgatacaaaatacaaagccattttcatcaactctatcaaatacaaattacaaaatactattttgtatttgaaatacatatcataaatactgcccatccctgtgtgtgtgtatgtatgcatgtgtgtgtaatatatatattacttgtgtaatgtatatgtgtgtgtgtgtgtgtgtgtgtgtgtatgtatatatatatatatgtatgtgtgtgtgtgtgtgtgtgtgtgtgtgtgtatatatatatatatatatatgtatatatatgtaaatgtatgtgtatatatatattgtatatatgtatgtatgtatatatatatatatatatatatatatatatatatatatatgtatatatatatatatatatatatatatatatatatatatatggcgaATTTAAGTTGATTGGGACGCTACAATTTCcaattcatctcaatggcaaaaattAGTTATATTAGtttaagtttgtaaatatatatccaTATCGTTTCACTGTAATAAATAAAGGAAACTTCAGCCGCACTGTAGCGCCTCCCACAAACCGTCTATAAAAGCTGATCTGAGATCAGGGTTACATGACTAAAGGATACGTAACGGTACTTCCGGTAGTCGGTAAGCAGTGCGGTGAATCGGGGAACATCGTCGTTTGACAGTGGTCATATTTTGAGAGCTATTTCAAACGTCTTTTGTTGCAGAAGTGTTGTTGTCGCGTCACTGTCCACAGGAGGAGGGACTCTGGTCTGCGGTCAAGGACGAAATAAAACCGGTTCTGCTGCATTGTAGGACGCTCATTTACCTCTAGCCGGACATTCTTCTCTCGTTGTTTATCaccatttaatgactttttaattTATCTTCGATCCGTAGGCAAGTTTGACACTTCCGCTTCACGGGAGATAAACAACGTTCGGCAAGAAATAGAAGCATTTCGGCCTGGTCATCATCATGTTACTGCGTAAAGTTACTCAAAGTCCTGCGATCTGCAGCTCTGTCCTCCGTCTGCAGCCAGCTATTACAGGGTGAGACTCGGTGCTTTCATTCTGGTCGAACAAGGTTATTATctttaactaaaacaaaaacaaagtctACTTTCGTTAACTGAAGATAAAAATAATCGGATAAACAGAAACTAACTTAGTTAAACagattaaattgattaaatagAAATAGATCTTTAGCGCTTGATACTTGTTTACATAACTCACCTTTTAGACATAAAGCTAACACAGTTATGTAGGAAATCGGTTAAGGTCAATTTGACTTCAAAATGACGCCACTGACTATAAAATCAAGTATTTTGGGAAGTATTTGTCATTTAgcttaaaaattactgtaactGCAActaaaattgacagtaaaatagaaattaaaactaaattttaaaaaacattcaaagCTATAATAACATTGCTATCTAGATAACTGCCATTGTATCAAGTTCTGTGCtttaaatactgtataatatGATTATTTATGACTTTCTCTGTTTTTCAGAGCTCAGCGCCAAACTGGGGCTCTTGTGGCGGTGCAGAATGCTCGTCTTTATTCAAGCCAAGCTGCAGAGGTGAGACCAACATGTCTATAatgtattcattattattgtttcaaGCATATAGGTTATGTCACAGAGTCAGTTTAACTACTTTGTGACCAGAAGTCCCACAACAGATCATGCTGTAGCCAATCTGGTCAGGtcccatggaaaaaaaaaaaacaggtgctTGTCCTCAGACACCCATTAATATAAATCTGGAGTAAAGTTCACATGACACACGGAAGCTTGGCACTAGGCGTTTAGCCATGTGGTCTTACATGTTACGTAAATATTGTGTTTGACCTACACTAAATCTGATCAGCACGTGATTGAATGAATATTTAGAGATGGTagtgaaaatgtgaaatgttattatgaTTGATTCAGTATCACGCTGGTTTGTATGTTGTGTATGAGGATGTTATTTGTTTGTGTGAGGGAAGTTTTGTAAGGGAAGGCTATATGATCCTTGTCATTGCTCTTTGCTCTACTTggcagccttttttttttttttttttttgccacaatgtCAAGCCATGGAAATCTTTATGTGTCACTTTGTCATATTGTCCTTGAGCCCTCTTAAATTGAAAAGGGTTTTAAGCAAAAGAGCTTAGGAAGCCCTGACCATACCAAATGCAAACTCATTCTCATTCATCTAGTTAATTATTTTAGAATTACTTTCATTTAAACCAAATAAGTTATAAGCACGATTAGCCTAATGGTTGTTCAAAATGGAATACTGTACATTTCTGTGCAATTTTCTTACATGCATATAAACAAACTGATTACTTGCTCTTGttattttaaccaaggctgTTCTGGACAAGAATGCGGTTAGCGGCAGCGCCACCATGACAGCTGAGAAGGTTGATAAGACGGCCCTTAATGTGGTATGTGAGCGTTATGCACACACTGCTCAATTTATGCTCTGACAATCACATAGTGTTTATGATCTCAGAGTCAAgcagtgtgaaatgtttttattggaAATTACATTGTCGACGGCCAATGAGAAAGAAAGATCAGGGGtaagctgtgtccgaaatcacatactgtATAGTTGGTACTATGTTTGATTTGAAACGTATTTTgcgaatgttaaaaaaaaactgttctatatagtatgaatgtgtgtagtataaTTGTAATCTGGATGTACTACATCcaccatgttgtcattgtcatgtgacctgcGGCGTCAGTTGCGTTGCTTCacctccattcacaaatcctcttccatggcctcatgggataataaagtgtccatcgaatgcactcttaaagggttagttcacccaaaaatgaaaattatgtcattaatgactcaccctcatgtcgttccacacccgtaaacctccgttcatcttcggaacacagtttaagatattttagatttagtccgagagctttctgtccctccattgaaaatgtatgtacggtgcactgtccatgtccagaaagataataaaaacatcatcaaagtagtccatgtgacatcagtgggttagttagaagtttttgaagcatctaaaatacattttggtccaaaaataacaaaaactacgactttattcagcattgtcttctcttccgggtc is a genomic window of Megalobrama amblycephala isolate DHTTF-2021 linkage group LG3, ASM1881202v1, whole genome shotgun sequence containing:
- the dvl2 gene encoding segment polarity protein dishevelled homolog DVL-2 isoform X1, which encodes MAETKIIYHIDEEETPYLVKIPIAAEKITLLDFKQVLNKPNYKFFFKSMDQDFGVVKEEISDDSAKLPCFNGRVVSWLVSSDTPAAEPPAPPVEVPSQPSPTPPPLPPPPAERTGGIGDSRPPSFHPNTTGSLESLDDQTETESVVSFRRERPRPRENIEQHGPRMNGQSRMDRHLAGYESATTVMSSELDTTSFCDSDDDDTMSRFSSSTEQSTASRLLKRHRRRRKQRPRLERASSFSSVTDSTMSLNIITVTLNMEKYNFLGISIVGQSNERGDGGIYIGSIMKGGAVAADGRIEPGDMLLQVNDINFENMSNDDAVRVLREIVHKPGTDLKENAKSECRPITLTVAKCWDPAPQGYFTLPRNEPIRPIDPAAWINHSVALTGAFPSYPSSTITSSSSVTETERFDEFNLSLRSDMASVAKAMASPESGLEVRDRMWLKITIPNAFLGSDVVEWLYHHIEGFQDRREARKYASNLLKAGFIRHTVNKITFSEQCYYIFGDFSNCENYMANLSLNDNDGSSGASDQDTLAPLPLPGATPWPLLHSFTYQYPHPYSTQPPPYHELSNYSYGPGSAGSQHSEGSHSSGSTRSDGEKRRGSKSVSGGSVRDDKSLGGGGADSRSGSGSESDYSVRSSLRRDHGSATPSEHSRSSQRSHHRVPSAHLSPYPPGIPIPYNPMMVMMVPQHPHLALGAPHPQTPTLPPHPAMVPSGTPGGPPGAPPTRDLGSVPPELTASRQSFHLAMGNPSEFFVDVM
- the dvl2 gene encoding segment polarity protein dishevelled homolog DVL-2 isoform X2: MAETKIIYHIDEEETPYLVKIPIAAEKITLLDFKQVLNKPNYKFFFKSMDQDFGVVKEEISDDSAKLPCFNGRVVSWLVSSDTPAAEPPAPPVEVPSQPSPTPPPLPPPPAERTGGIGDSRPPSFHPNTTGSLESLDDQTETESVVSFRRERPRPRENIEQHGPRMNGQSRMDRHLAGYESATTVMSSELDTTSFCDSDDDDTMSRFSSSTEQSTASRLLKRHRRRRKQRPRLERASSFSSVTDSTMSLNIITVTLNMEKYNFLGISIVGQSNERGDGGIYIGSIMKGGAVAADGRIEPGDMLLQVNDINFENMSNDDAVRVLREIVHKPGPITLTVAKCWDPAPQGYFTLPRNEPIRPIDPAAWINHSVALTGAFPSYPSSTITSSSSVTETERFDEFNLSLRSDMASVAKAMASPESGLEVRDRMWLKITIPNAFLGSDVVEWLYHHIEGFQDRREARKYASNLLKAGFIRHTVNKITFSEQCYYIFGDFSNCENYMANLSLNDNDGSSGASDQDTLAPLPLPGATPWPLLHSFTYQYPHPYSTQPPPYHELSNYSYGPGSAGSQHSEGSHSSGSTRSDGEKRRGSKSVSGGSVRDDKSLGGGGADSRSGSGSESDYSVRSSLRRDHGSATPSEHSRSSQRSHHRVPSAHLSPYPPGIPIPYNPMMVMMVPQHPHLALGAPHPQTPTLPPHPAMVPSGTPGGPPGAPPTRDLGSVPPELTASRQSFHLAMGNPSEFFVDVM